The DNA segment GGGTTCGTCCGGACATCCGGCCCTTCGTGGGGCACGGACGCAAAGATGGCCGAGGCGTTTCGACTCGTATGGCGGCCCGATCAGGATCCGGCGATCATCGAGGCCTCCCGCTGGGGCTCGACGCTCGAAGGCGCGGTCTCCTTGCTCCTCTCGCACCGCTTGCTCGAGGCCGAGACGCTCGGCGCGCGCGTGGACGCGCTCGGGGACGCGGCGTTCGTGGGGCTCACGAAGCTCGCGGGCGAGATCGTCGAGCTCGTGGCGAATGCGGTGGCGAGCACGCCCTCGCTCGGCGCGCTCGGGCCGGCCGTGGAAAAACTCCTCGGATTGTGGCGCCACGGCGAATGGCTGGAGGTCGTCGGAGCCCCGCTCTTTTCGCCCGTGCTACGCGCGGCCGGCGAGCGGTCGCTCTCGCTCCTCGCGGGCATTCAGGGGACGGATCTGCTCCCGGCCGATCTCCAGGCGATGCGCGCGCTCGCCGAGCTCTTGCGCCACGGCGAGGCGCTCGGCCTCGATCCGGTCGATGGCCGCGCCGCGCTCGCGCGCAGGATCACGGACCGGGCCGCGCCCGCGATGCTGCGCGGCGCGGCGCTCGGGGCGATCTGGCTGCTCGACTCCGAGGCGGCGCCCGTCGATACGGCCATCGACGGCGCGCTCTCCGCCTCGTCGGAGGGGCGGCTCGGCGATTACCTCGCGGGCCTGTTCGCCCTGGCGCGCGGGCCTGCATTGCGTGACGATCGGCTCGTCGGCGCCGTCGACGCGGCCCTCGGCAAGCTCGACGACGACGCGTTCCTCGTCGCGCTGCCCGCCTTGCGCCTCGCCTTTTCGTGGTTTCCTCCGGCCGAGCGCGCGCGTATCGGCGCGCTCCTCGCGGGGCGCTGGGGCAAACGGCCGGATGCGTCGTGGATCGGGGACGTCCCCGCCGACGTGTTGCAGGCTGGGCTCGCGCTCGACGCGCGGGTCCTCTCGTGGGGCCGCGCGCTCGGGGTGCTCGAATGAACCGCTACGACGCGGAGACCCGGTGGCGGCTGCTCCTCGGCCCGGCCGGAGACGAAGGGCTCGGCGCCGCGGAGGGCGGAATGCAGGGCGAGGTGAGCGACCTCGAGCGCGCCCTCTCCTGGCTTTACGATCGCGAGATCGACGGCGAGAAGACCCGCTCGATCGCGCGCGGCGGCGGACCGGGCAGCGGCCCCGATCATCCGCTCGACGTGCCCGAATGGATCAACCAGATTCACGAGCTCTTCCCGAAAGAGGCCATCGAGCGCCTCGAATCCGACGCGCTGCACCGGTATGGCATCCTCGACGTGGTCACGCGAAAGGAGGTGCTCGAGCACGTCACGCCTTCGCTCGCGCTCGTCGAGGCGATCCTGCGCTGCAAATCCCGCATGACGTCGCCGGTGCTCGACGCCGCGCGCAAGCTGGTCGCCCAGGTCGTGGAGGAGCTCAGAAAGCGCCTCTGTGACGAGATCGAGCATCGCCTCGGCGCGACGCCCTTCCGGCACCGGCGCTCGCGCTTCCGCGTGGCGCGGAACCTCGACGCGCTCCGGACCATCCGGAGAAACCTCCAGCACTGGGATCCCGATACCCGAAAGCTCGTCATCGAGCGCCCCGAGTTCTTCGCCCGCGTTCGCCGCTTCGGGCCACGTCATCAGGTGATCGTGCTCGTCGACCAGTCCGGCTCGATGGCGCGCAACATCATTCACGCGGCCGTGCTCGCCTCGGTCCTCTGGAAGCTCCCGTCCACGCGCTCGCATCTCGTCGTGTACGACACGGAGGTCGTCGATCTGACGCAATACGTGGACGATCCCGTCGAGCTCCTCCTGCGCGTGCAGCTCGGCGGAGGCACGGACGGGGCGAAGGCGCTGCGATACGCGGCGGAGCTCGTGGACGTGCCACATCGGACGATCTTGCTCTGGATCACCGATTTCGAGGATCACGCGGACAAACTCGTGC comes from the Polyangium spumosum genome and includes:
- a CDS encoding VWA domain-containing protein — translated: MNRYDAETRWRLLLGPAGDEGLGAAEGGMQGEVSDLERALSWLYDREIDGEKTRSIARGGGPGSGPDHPLDVPEWINQIHELFPKEAIERLESDALHRYGILDVVTRKEVLEHVTPSLALVEAILRCKSRMTSPVLDAARKLVAQVVEELRKRLCDEIEHRLGATPFRHRRSRFRVARNLDALRTIRRNLQHWDPDTRKLVIERPEFFARVRRFGPRHQVIVLVDQSGSMARNIIHAAVLASVLWKLPSTRSHLVVYDTEVVDLTQYVDDPVELLLRVQLGGGTDGAKALRYAAELVDVPHRTILLWITDFEDHADKLVREVTSLVGGGVTVFGAASLDDQVRGAYDHGVAQAVSDAGAHVAATTPRELVGWLVERMRR